The Streptomyces avermitilis MA-4680 = NBRC 14893 genome contains a region encoding:
- a CDS encoding response regulator transcription factor, which translates to MSPAEGDREPQRILIVDDEPAVREALQRSLAFEGYDTEVAVDGADALEKATAYQPDLVVLDIQMPRMDGLTAARRIRGAGTTTPILMLTARDTVGDRVTGLDAGADDYLVKPFELDELFARIRALLRRSSYAATAVGVPEDDALTFGDLRMDLATREVTRGGRSVELIRTEFTLLEMFLAHPRQVLTREQILKAVWGFDFEPSSNSLDVYVMYLRRKTEAGGEPRLVHTVRGVGYVLRSGGAE; encoded by the coding sequence ATGAGCCCCGCCGAAGGCGACCGTGAACCCCAGCGCATCCTGATCGTCGACGACGAGCCCGCGGTGCGCGAAGCACTCCAGCGCAGCCTCGCCTTCGAGGGGTACGACACCGAGGTGGCCGTCGACGGCGCGGACGCTCTGGAGAAGGCGACGGCATACCAGCCCGACCTGGTCGTCCTCGACATCCAGATGCCCCGGATGGACGGCCTCACCGCCGCCCGCCGTATCCGCGGCGCGGGCACGACGACCCCGATCCTGATGCTGACGGCCCGCGACACGGTGGGCGACCGCGTCACCGGCCTGGACGCCGGCGCGGACGACTACCTGGTCAAGCCCTTCGAGCTGGACGAGCTCTTCGCCCGTATCCGCGCCCTGCTGCGCCGCAGCTCGTACGCGGCGACGGCGGTGGGCGTGCCGGAGGACGACGCGCTGACGTTCGGCGATCTGCGGATGGACCTGGCGACGCGCGAGGTCACGCGCGGCGGCCGGTCGGTGGAGCTGATCCGTACGGAGTTCACGCTCCTGGAGATGTTCCTGGCGCACCCCCGCCAGGTCCTCACCCGGGAGCAGATCCTGAAGGCGGTCTGGGGCTTCGACTTCGAGCCGTCCTCCAACTCCCTGGACGTGTACGTCATGTACCTGCGCCGCAAGACGGAGGCGGGCGGTGAGCCGCGCCTCGTCCACACGGTACGGGGCGTGGGGTATGTGCTGCGGTCGGGCGGCGCGGAATGA
- the mshD gene encoding mycothiol synthase — MTSDDTVWPGAGRSIETLAALSPGQAEAVLALLDEAARVDGQPAVSEQGRLQLRGGEREGVRHLLLSAGDTLVGYAQLEDTDPVEAPAAELVVHPAHRGRGHGRALGTALLAATGKRLRAWAHGGHSAARHLAQVLGLTLFRELRQMRRPLAGLDLAEPKLPDGVTVRAFVPGQDDAAWLAVNAAAFAHHPEQGSLTQRDLDDRKAEPWFDPAGFFLAERDGELIGFHWTKVHAQEGIGEVYVLGVRPGAQGGGLGKALTTIGLRHLEAQGLPTAMLYVDADNKAAVSVYERLGFATHETDLMYRTES; from the coding sequence ATGACCAGCGACGACACCGTATGGCCGGGCGCCGGCCGTTCCATCGAGACCCTTGCCGCGCTCTCCCCCGGGCAGGCCGAAGCCGTGCTCGCGCTCCTCGACGAGGCCGCGCGGGTCGACGGGCAGCCGGCGGTGTCCGAGCAGGGGCGGCTACAGCTGCGCGGCGGCGAGCGGGAGGGCGTACGGCATCTGCTGCTGAGCGCGGGCGACACGCTCGTCGGGTACGCGCAGCTGGAGGACACCGACCCGGTGGAGGCCCCGGCCGCCGAGCTGGTCGTGCACCCCGCGCACCGCGGGCGCGGACACGGGCGGGCGCTGGGTACGGCGCTGCTGGCCGCGACCGGCAAGCGGCTGCGGGCGTGGGCGCACGGCGGACACTCGGCCGCCCGGCACCTGGCGCAGGTGCTCGGGCTGACCCTCTTCCGTGAACTGCGCCAGATGCGGCGGCCGTTGGCCGGGCTCGACCTGGCCGAGCCGAAGCTGCCGGACGGTGTCACCGTGCGCGCCTTCGTGCCGGGCCAGGACGACGCGGCCTGGCTCGCGGTGAACGCGGCGGCCTTCGCGCACCACCCCGAGCAGGGCTCCCTCACCCAGCGCGACCTCGACGACCGCAAGGCGGAGCCGTGGTTCGACCCGGCCGGCTTCTTCCTGGCCGAGCGCGACGGCGAGCTGATCGGCTTCCACTGGACGAAGGTGCACGCGCAGGAGGGCATCGGCGAGGTGTACGTGCTCGGCGTCCGCCCCGGCGCCCAGGGCGGCGGCCTCGGCAAGGCCCTGACGACGATCGGACTACGCCATCTGGAGGCACAGGGACTGCCGACCGCGATGCTGTACGTCGACGCGGACAACAAGGCGGCGGTGAGCGTGTACGAGCGACTGGGCTTCGCCACGCACGAGACGGACCTGATGTACCGAACGGAGTCGTGA
- a CDS encoding DUF2993 domain-containing protein has product MRTPHRTATHPDADSDTDSDTDPYADPDTDPHTNTRPNTYTNPYDELGALDDGPLEVLPLDEFLRVEEPEPVEDWAPPNHRRRGARRRRRRFAGLPLAMKAVVGVLVLAAFLTLADRWALLYAEQRAAGALQDRLGLSAAPEVEIDGFPFLTQLGDSRLDSVKLTVPDVAADRVSLAKVSATATGVRINGGPTSPRGARIPELHGEVLLAFDDLDRELGASQVRFRGEGRDRVLARGTLPVAGHDLRLRAQARIERDGARGIATRIGGMRLDIGDVATYRPGTRPSEGLHLSRRSAARLAHETAKAKALLSVPSIVRALRVPDAAVRAALSDDTKLAELTGSDRFARQAMGLNLIDVAAAHPELLKRFGLDPALLDGLSRLTRPVLVDRLSFGFRLPQPEHGDLWLRDVRVMKDGIRVRLVGSGLRVGKS; this is encoded by the coding sequence ATGCGTACTCCCCACCGCACAGCGACGCATCCCGATGCGGATTCCGATACGGATTCCGATACGGATCCGTATGCGGATCCCGATACGGATCCGCATACGAATACCCGCCCGAACACCTATACAAATCCCTACGACGAGCTGGGCGCCCTGGACGACGGGCCGTTGGAAGTGTTGCCGCTGGACGAGTTCCTCCGGGTGGAGGAGCCCGAGCCCGTGGAGGACTGGGCTCCGCCCAACCACCGGCGCCGCGGCGCCCGGCGCCGCCGACGTCGCTTCGCCGGGCTGCCGCTCGCGATGAAGGCGGTGGTCGGAGTCCTTGTTCTCGCCGCCTTCCTCACCCTCGCCGACCGCTGGGCACTGCTCTACGCCGAGCAGCGGGCGGCCGGAGCGCTCCAGGACCGGCTCGGTCTGAGCGCGGCGCCCGAGGTCGAGATCGACGGCTTTCCCTTCCTCACCCAACTCGGCGACAGCCGACTGGACTCGGTGAAGCTGACCGTGCCGGACGTGGCGGCCGACCGGGTCTCGCTGGCGAAGGTGTCGGCGACCGCGACGGGCGTACGCATCAACGGCGGCCCGACGTCCCCGCGCGGCGCCCGCATACCCGAGCTGCACGGCGAGGTGCTGCTCGCCTTCGACGACCTCGACCGGGAACTCGGCGCGTCCCAGGTGAGGTTCAGGGGCGAGGGCCGCGACCGGGTGCTGGCGCGCGGCACGCTGCCGGTGGCGGGCCACGACCTGCGGCTGAGGGCGCAGGCCCGGATCGAGCGGGACGGCGCGCGCGGCATCGCGACGCGGATCGGCGGTATGCGCCTGGACATCGGGGACGTGGCCACCTACCGGCCGGGCACCCGCCCCTCCGAGGGCCTGCATCTGAGCCGGCGGTCGGCGGCCCGGCTCGCCCACGAGACGGCGAAGGCGAAGGCGCTGCTGTCGGTCCCGTCGATCGTGCGTGCCCTGCGGGTCCCCGACGCGGCGGTCCGCGCGGCCCTGAGCGACGACACGAAGCTCGCCGAGCTCACCGGCTCGGACCGCTTCGCGCGCCAGGCGATGGGCCTGAACCTGATCGACGTGGCGGCGGCCCACCCGGAGCTGCTGAAGCGCTTCGGTCTTGACCCCGCGCTCCTCGACGGCCTGTCCCGGCTCACCCGCCCGGTCCTCGTCGACCGTCTCTCCTTCGGTTTCCGTCTCCCGCAGCCGGAGCACGGGGACCTGTGGCTGCGGGACGTACGCGTGATGAAGGACGGCATCCGGGTGCGGCTCGTGGGGTCGGGACTGCGCGTCGGCAAGTCCTGA
- a CDS encoding helix-turn-helix domain-containing protein, whose product MDELVDGERESGRAALGRTLRLLREKSGKTLGQLAGETSYDKSYLYRLETGERLSKRAVMEDLDRYHGSGDLLVRLWRDARKDVIKDKYKAFMELEATARVMWKFQLRVPGLLQTEDYARVVLSGLSRAQTTAGNGEEVEEQVAARVGRQEMLHRQPAPSVRVILDEGALRRRVPKEKVWADQLVHLVDVAELASVTLQVLPFTAGVHDLMNSDLTLMWQRVGEPVAYVEGNGFGELVDDPDKVLSYRLSYDLVRDAALTPAESTTFIKRLLEECRS is encoded by the coding sequence GTGGACGAACTTGTTGACGGGGAACGGGAGTCCGGGCGTGCCGCGCTCGGGCGGACGCTGCGGTTGCTGCGGGAGAAGTCCGGCAAGACGCTGGGGCAGTTGGCCGGGGAGACGTCGTACGACAAGAGCTATCTGTACCGCTTGGAGACGGGGGAGCGGCTCTCCAAGCGGGCGGTCATGGAGGACCTGGACAGGTACCACGGGTCCGGTGACCTGCTGGTTCGCTTATGGCGGGACGCGCGCAAGGACGTCATCAAGGACAAGTACAAGGCGTTCATGGAGCTGGAGGCGACAGCGCGGGTCATGTGGAAGTTCCAGCTGCGGGTGCCGGGCCTGTTGCAGACCGAGGACTATGCCCGTGTGGTGTTGTCTGGGTTGTCCAGAGCACAGACAACGGCTGGCAACGGCGAGGAGGTCGAGGAACAGGTGGCCGCGCGCGTGGGACGGCAGGAGATGCTCCACCGCCAACCGGCCCCGAGTGTCCGCGTGATCCTCGACGAGGGGGCACTGCGGCGACGCGTTCCCAAGGAGAAGGTGTGGGCAGACCAGCTGGTACATCTGGTTGACGTAGCCGAACTGGCGTCGGTCACGCTTCAGGTGTTGCCCTTCACGGCAGGCGTGCACGACCTCATGAACAGCGACCTCACGCTGATGTGGCAGCGGGTCGGCGAGCCCGTTGCCTACGTGGAGGGCAATGGCTTTGGTGAGCTGGTCGACGATCCGGACAAGGTCCTGTCCTACCGTTTGTCCTACGATCTCGTCCGGGATGCGGCGTTGACTCCGGCGGAGTCGACGACGTTCATCAAGCGCCTTCTGGAGGAGTGCAGATCATGA
- a CDS encoding DUF397 domain-containing protein yields MNGTPDLTTAVWRKSSYSDGGDSNCVEVADGYPGLVPVRDSKAPQGPALVFGAEPWAAFLAMAKGEGR; encoded by the coding sequence ATGAACGGAACCCCCGACCTCACCACCGCTGTGTGGCGTAAGTCGTCCTACAGCGACGGGGGAGACTCGAACTGCGTCGAGGTCGCCGACGGCTACCCCGGCCTCGTCCCCGTCCGCGACAGCAAGGCCCCGCAGGGCCCCGCGTTGGTCTTCGGGGCGGAGCCCTGGGCCGCGTTCCTTGCGATGGCCAAGGGTGAAGGCAGGTAA
- a CDS encoding sensor histidine kinase has protein sequence MNRAVRRFRTLPIRSRLALLVAAAVAFGVAAVSVTCWFIVQGKLYDEIDTNLKAQKGPVSYGSVKRAGYNCGRDPKSSDESLHGRSEYYTQVVKADGTVCAFDGSAGTVKVTSSDMAMVKNPSWAGGAPRTGTDSEGNPVRVLIMPLIVTDGPVPVPTPVDNTAVVVAAPLEGTQSTLKDLALLLLLVSGIGVVGAGAAGLAVARAGLSPVDKLTDTVEHVARTEDLSVRIPVEEDSEDEVARLSRSFNSMTSALASSRELQQQLIADAGHELRTPLTSLRTNIELLTRSEETGRPLPPADRKALLASVKAQMTELAALIGDLQTLSRSDAGHPADRVEVVSLQDTVEAALRRARLRGPELTITADLQPWYVRAEPSALERAIVNILDNAVKFSPEGGTIEVALDKGALTVRDHGPGIETDELPHVFDRFWRSPSARALPGSGLGLSIVARTVQQSGGEVSLRRAENGGTVATVRLPGAATPPPDLDPDDAGSQ, from the coding sequence ATGAACAGAGCGGTACGCCGTTTCAGAACCCTGCCGATCCGCTCCCGGCTGGCGCTGCTGGTGGCGGCGGCGGTGGCGTTCGGAGTGGCGGCGGTCTCGGTCACCTGCTGGTTCATCGTGCAGGGGAAGCTGTACGACGAGATCGACACCAACCTCAAGGCGCAGAAGGGACCCGTGTCGTACGGATCGGTCAAGCGCGCCGGCTACAACTGCGGCCGGGATCCGAAGAGCAGCGACGAAAGCCTCCACGGACGTTCCGAGTACTACACCCAGGTGGTCAAGGCAGACGGCACCGTCTGCGCCTTCGACGGCTCCGCGGGCACGGTGAAGGTCACCAGCAGCGACATGGCCATGGTCAAGAACCCGAGCTGGGCCGGCGGCGCGCCCCGAACTGGAACCGACAGCGAAGGCAACCCCGTGCGGGTGCTGATCATGCCGCTCATCGTCACCGACGGTCCGGTCCCCGTGCCGACTCCGGTAGACAACACCGCCGTCGTCGTGGCCGCCCCCCTGGAGGGCACCCAGTCCACCCTGAAGGACCTGGCCCTCCTCCTGCTCCTCGTCTCCGGCATCGGAGTCGTCGGCGCCGGAGCCGCCGGCCTGGCGGTGGCCCGCGCCGGCCTCAGCCCCGTCGACAAGCTCACCGACACGGTGGAACATGTCGCCCGCACGGAAGACCTCTCCGTCCGCATCCCGGTCGAGGAGGACAGCGAGGACGAGGTCGCCCGCCTCTCCCGCTCCTTCAACTCGATGACGTCCGCGCTCGCCAGCTCCCGCGAGCTGCAACAGCAGCTCATCGCCGACGCGGGCCACGAACTCCGTACGCCCCTGACGTCGTTGCGCACGAACATCGAACTCCTCACCCGCAGCGAGGAGACGGGACGCCCGCTTCCCCCGGCCGACCGCAAGGCCCTCCTGGCGTCGGTGAAGGCGCAGATGACGGAACTGGCGGCGCTGATCGGCGACTTGCAGACGCTGTCCCGCTCCGACGCGGGTCATCCGGCCGACCGCGTGGAGGTGGTCTCGCTCCAGGACACGGTCGAGGCGGCCCTGCGCCGGGCCCGGCTGCGCGGCCCGGAGCTGACGATCACGGCGGACCTCCAGCCCTGGTACGTACGGGCGGAGCCCAGCGCGCTGGAGCGGGCCATCGTGAACATCCTGGACAACGCGGTGAAGTTCAGCCCGGAGGGCGGCACGATCGAGGTCGCGCTCGACAAGGGCGCCCTGACCGTCCGCGACCACGGCCCCGGCATCGAGACCGACGAACTCCCCCACGTCTTCGACCGCTTCTGGCGCTCCCCGTCGGCCCGCGCGCTCCCGGGCTCGGGCCTGGGCCTGTCGATCGTGGCGCGCACGGTGCAGCAGTCGGGCGGCGAGGTGTCCCTGCGGCGGGCGGAGAACGGCGGGACGGTGGCGACGGTCCGCCTGCCGGGCGCGGCAACGCCGCCGCCGGATCTGGATCCGGACGACGCCGGAAGCCAGTAG
- a CDS encoding ABC transporter ATP-binding protein, translating to MREVKEAFARFWPLTRGDRKWLALIIGCVIVSALAETASILLFAELTDHALKAGSLSAFWGPAVAWLGAAALGAFVGYLGNSLATWTAERFVLRLRANVFRHVQDLPPDFFQKHRQGDLVERLTGDVEAIEQLVVSGVVGTFSAAFSAVFYAAAALWLRWDLALVTFLLAPLFLVTARRFAGRIKESAQDERAADGAITSVVEESLGNIVLTQAYNRRGAEEKRLDREARAWMRASVRGARASEMYEQVVEVVETLCVLAVIGLGAWEISQGRMTLGQLLAFAAFLGYLYPPIRNLGQLGLTLTAATAGAARLQEILDAKPAVTDPAAPVAPWPVRGWVSFHGASFRYPGSGRESLHDVTFTAGPGELVLVTGPSGAGKSTLSKLLTRFYDPTAGAICLDGVPLSDVPLEFLRENVALLPQETLILHGTIRENIECGRPGATDTEIESAARDAAAHDFIAALPDGYDTEIAPGTAALSGGQLQRIAIARAMLRPAPVLVLDEPTAGLDALAARRVVLPLRRLMSGRTTIMITHDLSLAPDADSILVVDGGRLVETGTHTELIARGGAYARLAAPLPETVTETVSVAETMSVPGEDTLMLRL from the coding sequence ATGCGCGAGGTCAAAGAGGCGTTCGCGCGCTTCTGGCCGCTGACGCGCGGCGACCGCAAGTGGCTGGCGCTCATCATCGGGTGCGTGATCGTGTCCGCGCTCGCCGAGACCGCGTCGATCCTGCTCTTCGCCGAGCTCACCGACCACGCCCTGAAGGCCGGTTCGCTCTCCGCCTTCTGGGGTCCCGCCGTGGCCTGGCTGGGCGCCGCCGCCCTCGGCGCGTTCGTCGGCTACCTCGGCAACTCGCTCGCCACCTGGACCGCCGAGCGCTTCGTCCTGCGGCTGCGCGCGAACGTCTTCCGGCACGTCCAGGACCTGCCGCCGGACTTCTTCCAGAAGCACCGCCAGGGCGACCTGGTGGAGCGGCTGACGGGTGACGTGGAGGCCATCGAACAGCTGGTCGTATCGGGGGTGGTCGGCACCTTCTCCGCCGCCTTCTCCGCCGTCTTCTACGCGGCCGCCGCGCTCTGGCTGCGCTGGGACCTGGCCCTCGTCACCTTCCTGCTCGCCCCTCTCTTCCTCGTCACCGCACGCCGCTTCGCCGGCCGTATCAAGGAGTCCGCGCAGGACGAGCGGGCCGCCGACGGCGCGATCACCTCGGTCGTCGAGGAGTCCCTCGGCAACATCGTCCTCACCCAGGCGTACAACCGCCGCGGCGCCGAGGAGAAGCGGCTCGACCGCGAGGCACGTGCCTGGATGCGGGCGTCCGTGCGCGGGGCGCGGGCGAGCGAGATGTACGAGCAGGTCGTCGAGGTCGTCGAGACGCTGTGCGTGCTCGCGGTGATCGGCCTGGGCGCCTGGGAGATCTCCCAGGGCCGTATGACGCTGGGCCAGTTGCTGGCCTTCGCCGCCTTCCTCGGCTATCTCTACCCGCCGATCCGCAACCTCGGTCAGCTCGGCCTGACCCTGACCGCCGCCACCGCGGGCGCGGCCCGCCTCCAGGAGATCCTCGATGCGAAGCCGGCGGTGACCGATCCCGCCGCACCGGTCGCCCCGTGGCCCGTACGCGGCTGGGTCAGCTTCCACGGCGCGTCCTTCCGCTACCCGGGCTCTGGCCGCGAGTCCCTGCACGACGTGACGTTCACGGCGGGCCCCGGCGAACTCGTCCTGGTCACGGGCCCGAGCGGCGCCGGAAAGTCGACGCTGTCGAAGCTGCTGACCCGCTTCTACGATCCGACGGCGGGCGCGATCTGCCTGGACGGCGTCCCGCTGTCGGACGTACCCCTGGAGTTCCTGCGCGAGAACGTGGCCCTGCTGCCCCAGGAGACCCTGATCCTGCACGGCACGATCCGCGAGAACATCGAGTGCGGCCGCCCGGGCGCCACGGACACGGAGATCGAGAGCGCGGCCCGGGACGCGGCGGCGCACGACTTCATCGCCGCCCTGCCCGACGGATACGACACGGAGATCGCCCCCGGCACGGCGGCCCTGTCCGGTGGCCAGCTCCAGCGGATCGCGATCGCCCGCGCGATGCTCCGCCCGGCCCCGGTGCTGGTCCTCGACGAGCCGACGGCAGGCCTCGACGCGCTCGCCGCGCGCCGCGTGGTGCTGCCGCTGCGGCGGCTCATGTCCGGCCGTACGACCATCATGATCACGCACGACCTGAGCCTGGCCCCGGACGCGGACAGCATCCTCGTGGTGGACGGCGGCCGCCTGGTCGAGACGGGCACGCACACGGAACTCATCGCCCGGGGCGGGGCATACGCGAGGCTGGCGGCGCCGCTGCCGGAAACGGTGACGGAGACCGTGTCAGTGGCGGAGACCATGTCCGTGCCCGGCGAGGACACCCTGATGCTCCGCCTCTGA
- the murJ gene encoding murein biosynthesis integral membrane protein MurJ yields MVEGTESATGAASAGDLVEGRHAAPKARAGKGGLARSSLLMALGTVVSRATGLIRQVLQAAALGTGLLASTYNTANTVPTSLYTLLIGGALNAVLVPQLVRARATQPDGGRAYEQRLVTLVLCVLGVGTALAVWAAPGIVALYMRDTPDSHEAFELTVVFARFLLPQIFFYGVFSILGQVLNAREKFGAMMWTPVLNNVVLIGMFGAYLSLMTVPDRVEDITGQQVRFLGVCTTAGIALQALALIPFVRAAGFRFRPRFDWRGTGLGKSVHAAKWTLLLVLANQVALTVVTNYANAVDQELPKAGAGYTAYTYAQTIWMLPQSIVTVSLVTALLPRMSRAVAEDRLPDLRADLSRVLRISGVVIVPAGFLFLALGPGIATLLFAHGAADAASAQPLGHMLQAFGLGLIPFSAQYLLLRGFYAFEDTRTPFFMAVWIAVVNIALATACHLLLPARWAVTGMAAGYTLSYLAGLLLTARLLRKRLGGRRLDDGELRRTYGKLLCASAVAAGAGWAAARATATTTPTALALAAGAVTMALVYVALARLLKVSELRLPGRG; encoded by the coding sequence ATGGTTGAGGGGACTGAGTCCGCGACGGGGGCCGCGTCGGCGGGGGATCTGGTGGAGGGGCGGCATGCCGCTCCGAAGGCCAGGGCGGGCAAGGGCGGGCTGGCCCGTTCGTCGTTGCTCATGGCGCTGGGCACGGTGGTGTCGCGGGCGACCGGGCTGATCCGGCAGGTGCTGCAAGCCGCGGCGCTGGGCACGGGCCTGCTGGCCAGTACGTACAACACGGCGAACACGGTGCCGACCAGTCTCTACACCCTGCTGATCGGCGGCGCGCTCAACGCCGTGCTCGTGCCGCAGCTGGTGCGGGCCCGCGCGACCCAGCCGGACGGCGGACGGGCCTACGAGCAGCGCCTGGTGACGCTCGTCCTGTGCGTCCTGGGCGTGGGGACGGCGCTGGCGGTGTGGGCCGCCCCGGGCATCGTGGCCCTGTACATGCGGGACACCCCGGACAGCCATGAGGCGTTCGAGCTGACCGTGGTCTTCGCCCGGTTCCTGCTGCCGCAGATCTTCTTCTACGGGGTGTTCAGCATCCTCGGCCAAGTCCTCAACGCCCGCGAGAAGTTCGGCGCGATGATGTGGACGCCGGTGCTGAACAACGTCGTGCTGATAGGCATGTTCGGCGCGTACTTGAGCCTGATGACGGTCCCGGACCGGGTGGAGGACATCACCGGACAGCAGGTGCGCTTCCTCGGAGTGTGCACCACCGCCGGGATCGCGCTCCAGGCCCTCGCGCTGATTCCCTTCGTGCGGGCGGCCGGCTTCCGGTTCCGGCCGCGGTTCGACTGGCGCGGCACGGGTCTCGGCAAGAGCGTCCACGCCGCGAAGTGGACCCTGCTCCTCGTGCTGGCCAACCAGGTCGCCCTGACCGTGGTCACCAACTACGCCAACGCCGTCGACCAGGAACTCCCGAAGGCCGGCGCCGGATACACGGCCTACACGTACGCGCAGACGATCTGGATGCTGCCGCAGTCCATCGTCACCGTCTCCCTGGTGACCGCGCTGCTGCCACGCATGAGCCGGGCCGTCGCGGAGGACCGCCTGCCGGATCTGCGCGCCGATCTCTCCCGGGTGCTGCGGATCAGCGGCGTGGTCATCGTGCCCGCCGGATTCCTCTTCCTCGCGCTGGGCCCGGGGATCGCGACCCTGCTCTTCGCCCACGGCGCGGCGGACGCCGCCTCCGCGCAGCCGCTCGGACACATGCTCCAGGCGTTCGGCCTCGGCCTGATCCCGTTCTCCGCCCAGTACCTCCTGCTGCGCGGCTTCTACGCCTTCGAGGACACCCGGACGCCCTTCTTCATGGCCGTCTGGATCGCCGTGGTGAACATCGCGCTGGCCACCGCCTGCCATCTGCTGCTCCCCGCCCGCTGGGCGGTGACCGGCATGGCGGCCGGGTACACCCTGTCGTACCTGGCCGGACTCCTTCTCACCGCCAGGCTGCTGCGGAAGCGGCTCGGCGGCCGCCGCCTCGACGACGGGGAGCTGCGGCGCACGTACGGAAAATTGCTGTGCGCGTCCGCCGTCGCCGCGGGCGCGGGCTGGGCGGCGGCCCGGGCCACCGCCACCACGACACCGACCGCGCTCGCCCTCGCCGCGGGAGCGGTGACGATGGCCCTGGTCTACGTCGCCCTCGCCCGGCTGTTGAAGGTCAGCGAGCTACGGCTGCCCGGGCGGGGCTAA
- a CDS encoding bifunctional metallophosphatase/5'-nucleotidase, whose product MPPTYRHRRIHRILSTAAGLATVGALVAALPASAGGGRPGGHGHGLPGRYQDVQLLSFNDLHGNLEPPAGSSGRVTELQADGTSKTVDAGGVEYLATHLREARKGKKYSITAGAGDMVGASPLISGLFHDEPTIAALNKLDLDVTSVGNHEFDEGAKELARLQNGGCHPKDGCYDDDSEKFRGADFPYLAANVTDEKTGKPLLKPYWVWKKNGVKVGFIGVTLEGTPNIVSADGVKGLKFGDEVETINKYAKVLQKQGVKSIVALIHEGGAPASTAYNYDCDSPGAGDGISGPIVDIAKNVTPAVDALVTGHTHQAYACTINDPAGKPRMVTSASSFGRLYTDTTLTYDRRTGDIARTAVKATKSVNRVVTRDVTKAADMTALITKWKTLSAPIASRPLGYIAGEIGNTGAESPLGDLIADAQLAYARSVDPEADVALMNPGGIRAPLTYAASGGEGDGVVTYGEAYTVQPFANTVNLVNLTGAQLVTALQQQVSGSNEAAPKILQISGGLTYTLDLTKAGAARVVTDSVKLNGSAIDPAASYRVAMNSFLAGGGDGFAELGKGTNVVVGGDDLAALEAYLTANSSAGTPYPVPAANRITVVK is encoded by the coding sequence ATGCCGCCGACGTACCGGCACAGACGTATCCACCGCATCCTCTCCACCGCCGCGGGGCTCGCCACCGTCGGCGCGCTGGTCGCCGCGCTGCCCGCGAGCGCCGGCGGCGGCAGGCCCGGCGGCCACGGGCACGGCCTTCCCGGCCGCTACCAGGACGTACAGCTGCTGTCCTTCAACGACCTGCACGGCAACCTGGAGCCGCCGGCCGGTTCTTCGGGGCGGGTCACGGAGCTTCAGGCGGACGGGACGAGCAAGACCGTCGACGCGGGCGGTGTCGAGTACCTCGCCACGCATCTGCGTGAGGCCCGCAAGGGCAAGAAGTACTCGATCACGGCAGGCGCGGGCGACATGGTCGGCGCGTCCCCGCTGATCTCCGGCCTCTTCCACGACGAGCCGACGATCGCCGCGCTGAACAAGCTCGACCTGGACGTGACGAGCGTCGGCAACCACGAGTTCGACGAGGGCGCCAAGGAACTGGCCCGCCTCCAGAACGGCGGCTGTCACCCGAAGGACGGCTGTTACGACGACGACAGCGAGAAGTTCCGGGGCGCCGACTTCCCCTACCTCGCCGCGAACGTCACCGACGAGAAGACCGGCAAGCCGCTCCTCAAGCCCTACTGGGTGTGGAAGAAGAACGGCGTCAAGGTCGGCTTCATCGGCGTGACCCTCGAAGGCACCCCGAACATCGTCTCCGCCGACGGCGTCAAGGGCCTCAAGTTCGGCGACGAGGTCGAGACGATCAACAAGTACGCCAAGGTGCTCCAGAAGCAGGGCGTGAAGTCGATCGTCGCACTGATCCACGAGGGCGGCGCGCCCGCGTCGACGGCGTACAACTACGACTGCGACAGCCCGGGCGCCGGCGACGGCATCTCCGGCCCGATCGTCGACATCGCCAAGAACGTGACCCCGGCGGTGGACGCGCTGGTCACCGGCCACACCCACCAGGCGTACGCGTGCACGATCAACGACCCGGCGGGCAAGCCGCGCATGGTCACCTCGGCGTCCTCCTTCGGCCGCCTCTACACGGACACGACCCTGACGTACGACCGGCGGACCGGCGACATCGCGCGTACGGCGGTGAAGGCCACGAAGTCGGTGAACCGCGTCGTCACCCGTGACGTGACGAAGGCCGCCGACATGACGGCCCTCATCACCAAGTGGAAGACGCTCTCCGCGCCGATCGCCTCCCGGCCCCTCGGCTACATCGCGGGCGAGATCGGCAACACGGGTGCCGAGTCCCCGCTCGGGGACCTGATCGCGGACGCGCAGCTCGCGTACGCCAGGTCCGTCGACCCCGAGGCCGACGTGGCCCTGATGAACCCGGGCGGCATCCGCGCCCCGCTCACCTACGCGGCGAGCGGCGGCGAGGGCGACGGGGTGGTGACGTACGGCGAGGCGTACACGGTCCAGCCGTTCGCCAACACCGTGAACCTGGTGAACCTGACCGGCGCACAGCTGGTCACCGCGCTCCAGCAGCAGGTGAGCGGGTCCAACGAGGCCGCGCCGAAGATCCTCCAGATCTCCGGCGGGCTGACGTACACCCTGGATCTCACCAAGGCGGGCGCCGCGCGCGTGGTCACCGACTCCGTCAAGCTGAACGGCTCGGCGATCGACCCGGCCGCCTCCTACCGCGTCGCGATGAACTCCTTCCTCGCGGGCGGCGGCGACGGCTTCGCGGAGCTCGGCAAGGGCACGAACGTCGTCGTCGGCGGTGACGACCTGGCCGCGCTCGAGGCGTACCTGACGGCCAACTCCTCGGCCGGGACGCCTTATCCGGTGCCGGCGGCGAACCGGATCACGGTCGTGAAGTAG